The DNA sequence CGCCCGCACCATCCCCGCGCGCGGCACATGGAGAGCGCCATGACCGAACTGTCGACCGCGACCGATCACGTCGATTACGAAGGCTTCGAAATTCATGTCGTGCCCGGCCTCGCGCCCGGCAGCGACGCGCGTTATACCTACACCGGCTATGTGTGCCATCCGGGCGTGAATCCCGCCCTGCCCGATCATGCGGTGGCCTTCCATGCCGACGGCGAAGAGAACTTCGCGAGCCTCGACGAAGCGGTGCGCGAAGCCGTGCACATCGGTAAAAGCATCGTCGACGGCACACATCCGGATCTGTCCGTTCTGGCGCTCGTGACGCACGGCTACTGAACGCGTTCGGCCGTGGCTGCATCCGCCGCGTCGAATCGCGACGTGGCCCCGGCGCCGCACCGGTTGCCGTTATCCGCGCATCGCGACGGCGCGTTTCGCGCGCTATGCGTTTCCCCGGATAACACGCCGCGCGCGGACGCCTATCATTTTTGTATCGTCACCCTCCGGCACTTCCCCATGCGCTCCGTTCTCCGCCCGTGCGCCAGCCGGCGGCGTATTGCCGTGCTCGTCGCCATCCCGCTGCTCGCCGCCTGCACGATCACGCCGCCGCCGTCGCTGCACTCGGTGCTGACGATCCCGTCGGTCGTGCGCAGCGCGAACCTCGACCAGTATCGCGTCGAAGTCGCGCGGTGCGTGGCCGACCACAACCCGTCGGGCGTGTCGCGCGGCACGCCGCAGGCGATGCTGCGCTCGCTCGTCGTCGTCGCGTTCACCGTCGATCGCGGCGGCCGCGTCGTCAATGCTTCCGTCTATCGCAGCAACGGCGACAGCGAGGCCGAAGCCCTTGCGCTGGCGTCGCTGCGCCGCTCGGCGCCGCTGCCTCCTCCGCCGCCGAAACTGCTCGACGGCAACGGCCGGCTGGAGATACTGGAAGGCTGGCTCTTCAACGACGACGGCCGCTTCGCGCTGCAGAGCACCGCGTCCGCGCAGGCGCAATCGCTCGATTGAACCGTCGGCACTCCGCACTTACCGCTCCGCGGCCGCGCTCGCTATAATTTTTCGCCATTGCGCGGCCATCCCGCCGCGCACGCGTTCGCACGCCGCATCCGGCACGCGAGCCGATCACGCCGGCATCCGGCGGCGGCGGCCTATCCGTCTCCATCGTCGAACGGCGGGCGATGCCCGCGCCACGACACGCGGCGCGCAACGCCACCGCGTCATCCGCTCGGCCGCGCCCGGCTGCGCCAGTCCGCGCTCGCCGCGGCCGAACACCCCAACGATAAAACGGAGACATCCATGTCCGCATTCCCCCCGGCCGTTGCACGCGCAACCGGCTCGGCCGGCGCCGTCAGCCATCGGCGCATCGTGTTCGCGAGCTTCATCGGCACCGCGATCGAGTTCTACGATTTCTACGTGTATGCGACGGCCGCGGCGCTCGTGATCGGGCCCGTGTTCTTCCCGCACGGCTCCGCGACCGCGCAGGCGCTGTCGGCGTTCGTGACGTTCGGCATCGCGTTCATCGCGCGGCCGATCGGCTCGTTCCTGTTCGGTCACTTCGGCGACCGCATCGGCCGCAAGTCGACGCTGGTCGCGTCGCTGCTCGTGATGGGCATTTCGACCACCGCGATCGGCTTCGTGCCGGGCTACGACACGATCGGCACGCTCGCGCCGGTGCTGCTGTGCGTGCTGCGCTTCGGCCAGGGCATCGGCCTCGGCGGCGAATGGGGCGGCGCGGCGCTGCTCGCGACCGAGCACGCGCCGCCCGGCAAGCGCGGCTGGTTCGGGATGTTTCCGCAACTGGGCCCGTCGGTCGGCTTCCTGATGTCGAACGGGCTGTTCTTCGCGCTCGCGCTGTCGCTGTCGGACGAACAGTTCCGCAGCTGGGGCTGGCGGATTCCGTTCCTGGTCAGTGCGGTGCTCGTCGCGGTGGGCCTGTACGTACGACTGAAGATCGCCGAGACGCCGGCCTTCCAGGCCGCGCTCGAGCGCGACGAACGCGTGCGCGTACCGGTCGCGACGCTGATCTCCCAACACTGGCAGCCGACGCTGCTCGGCGCGCTCGCGATGGTGGTCTGCTACACGCTGTTCTATATCTCGACGGTGTTCTCGCTGTCGTACGGCGTGTCGGCGCTGCATATTCCGCGCCAGAGCTTCCTCGGTCTGCTGTGCTTCGCCGTCGTGTTCATGGGGCTCGCGACGCCACTGTCGGCATGGGCGGCCGACCGCTTCGGGCGCAAGCCGGTGCTGGCCGCGGGCGCGATCGCCGCGCTGCTGTCCGGCTTCGCGATGGAGCCGCTGCTCGGCAGCGGCTCGATGCCGCTCGTCGCGCTGTTCCTGACGCTCGAGCTGTTCCTGATGGGCGTGACGTTCGCGCCGATGGGCGCGCTGCTGCCCGAGTTGTTCCCGACCAACGTCCGCTACACGGGCGCCGGCGTCGCGTACAACCTCGGCGGGATCCTCGGCGCGTCGATCGCGCCGTACATCGCGCAGCTGCTCGCCGCGCGCGGCGGCCTGTCGTGGGTCGGCGGCTATGTGTCGGTCGCGGCGGCACTGAGCCTGATCGGCGTGCTGCTGATGCGCGAAACCCGCGACGCATCGCTCGTCTGAACTCCGGGACAGCCCCCGTTGTACGGCGCGCGGCGCTGCCTATACTCGGAGCCGGGCGCACCGCGCCCGGAACTTCTCCATCTCAAGGAGGCGCCGCGATGAACGTCCATCTGAACAACGCCGACCTCGTGCTGATCCTCGCGCTCGCGCTCGGCAGCGCGCTGCTGCTCGCCGCGCGCTTTCGGCCGCAAAGCTGGCGCGGGCTGCTCGTCGAAGCCTTGCTGGCGAATCTGGCCGCGATCGCGGCGGTGGTGACGGTCGAAGCGTTGCTCGCGTGAAGCGCTCGCGCGCACAGCGGCGTCGATAGCCCCGTCAGGCCGTCAAGCGCACACGCCGCGCGCCATGCGCCGGGCCGACCGCATCGATCGCGTCGAGCACCTGCGCAACCGACGGCGGCGCACCGGGCTCGCCGATCGACAGCGCGTGCGGCGCGCCGCCGATGCCGCAATGGTGCCGCGACGTCGCGACGAAGATCATCACGGTCGGGCGCTTCAATGCGTGCGCCATATGCACGAAGCCGGTGTCGACACCGACCACGAGCGTCGCCAGACCGATCGCCGCGCCCAGTTCGCGCACGGACATCGCGGGCAGCACGATCGCGCCGGGCGCCCGCGCGGCGATCTGCTGCGCGTCGTCGTGTTCGGCCGGCGATCCCCACGGCAGCAAGACGCGCACGCCGCGCGCGATCATCTGCGTGGCCAGCGCGGCCCAGTGATCGGCCGGCCATTGCTTGTCCGGATTCGACGTCGCATGAAACAGCAGCACGAACGGCGTGCCGTCGGTCAGCGCGGCCGGCAGGCGCGCGTCCTGCGGCGCGACGATCCCGTGATCGGCGAGGCCTTCGGGGACATAGCCCAGCGCCTCGCCGGCGCTCACGCGCATCCCGTGCCACGCGTCGCAGTCCGGCCGCGGGCCGAAGCGATGCGAGTACGCGAAGCGGGCGCCCGTCTCGCCGAGATCCTGGGTCTGGTAGCCGACGCGGCGCGCCGCGCGCGCCAGCGCCGAGATGATCGCGCTCTTGTAGACGCCGT is a window from the Burkholderia vietnamiensis LMG 10929 genome containing:
- a CDS encoding energy transducer TonB family protein, yielding MRSVLRPCASRRRIAVLVAIPLLAACTITPPPSLHSVLTIPSVVRSANLDQYRVEVARCVADHNPSGVSRGTPQAMLRSLVVVAFTVDRGGRVVNASVYRSNGDSEAEALALASLRRSAPLPPPPPKLLDGNGRLEILEGWLFNDDGRFALQSTASAQAQSLD
- a CDS encoding MFS transporter: MSAFPPAVARATGSAGAVSHRRIVFASFIGTAIEFYDFYVYATAAALVIGPVFFPHGSATAQALSAFVTFGIAFIARPIGSFLFGHFGDRIGRKSTLVASLLVMGISTTAIGFVPGYDTIGTLAPVLLCVLRFGQGIGLGGEWGGAALLATEHAPPGKRGWFGMFPQLGPSVGFLMSNGLFFALALSLSDEQFRSWGWRIPFLVSAVLVAVGLYVRLKIAETPAFQAALERDERVRVPVATLISQHWQPTLLGALAMVVCYTLFYISTVFSLSYGVSALHIPRQSFLGLLCFAVVFMGLATPLSAWAADRFGRKPVLAAGAIAALLSGFAMEPLLGSGSMPLVALFLTLELFLMGVTFAPMGALLPELFPTNVRYTGAGVAYNLGGILGASIAPYIAQLLAARGGLSWVGGYVSVAAALSLIGVLLMRETRDASLV
- the waaC gene encoding lipopolysaccharide heptosyltransferase I, with the protein product MKRILIVKVTSLGDVVQTLPVVADLHRAFPGVAVDWAVDESCAEVVRWHPGVSNVLCAPLRRFKKLRNGGDFKAISASIGALRAHRYDAVIDLHGVYKSAIISALARAARRVGYQTQDLGETGARFAYSHRFGPRPDCDAWHGMRVSAGEALGYVPEGLADHGIVAPQDARLPAALTDGTPFVLLFHATSNPDKQWPADHWAALATQMIARGVRVLLPWGSPAEHDDAQQIAARAPGAIVLPAMSVRELGAAIGLATLVVGVDTGFVHMAHALKRPTVMIFVATSRHHCGIGGAPHALSIGEPGAPPSVAQVLDAIDAVGPAHGARRVRLTA